The sequence tatATCAAGcagataataataaaaaactacGACAGCAGCTTGTCGCGTCCACGCGACACATAGaaatattgttttgttttttccgCTTTGTATGTTTGGAGATCGCTTTTCCTTCTAGCTTCTTgctaaatattattttttactttgTATGTTTTGTAAGCAATCTTGTCACCGCTCAAAATACGCCTGCGCATTCGGTTGGCTCATTATAATGCTGAGATCATGAAGATAGCCGGGCCAACGAACATTTGGGAGAACAGTGGGTAATATAGGGAAAATAGTACTTAAATTCCACACTTACCCATTtgaaataacaaaaaatacaaGTTTTAAAGGTTTACCTATTTATAATTTCAAAAGGACTAATAATATCCCTAAGTATACCCATCAAAGAAGCCGTTTCCCGAACACTTTGCAAtcataattattatattattttaaaaatatgactatATCGAACTACTTATAACACCAACTCCGCCTCTTATTTATAGAACTTTAGgccaataaatttgttttaggaAAAGCAATTATGGCTTAAATTAGTTCTATAAAAATTCCACAGTATCAATAAAAGAAAGGCATTTCGATTAATTATCGGAGTTTtccaaaaaagtttaaaatttcCATCCAGTGTCCCCTTTTTGACTCCATTTCCACGTACGCCCCTGCTTGGTTTCCATTTCTTCTTCTTAGCTTTGACATAAACATTTCGGGaatgagaaatattttcatttttcgtTTTAATCTTTGGAATACTTCGAATGCAGCTGCTGTGTTGTCAGTCAGAGAGGGATGGGGCGAGAGATCGTGATGGTGTGGGCGTCTTAAAGCTAACGGGCCAACACGATACTCGCCCACATATCTATGTATAATACCCCTTCCCCACCTTTAATGCCTTTTCAAGTTTCACAACTCGGTCGACACTTTTTTGCCTTCGAAACGAGTATTAAGATATTTCGAAAAAGTTTACTAGTTCACGGAAAAATTAAACTAATTAAGtacaaaaactaaaaatggcaataaaatatttatttaatttctaaTCTGTACAATTAAAAACACAGAAATGCAAcactttttatattatttgaattgcatgtttagttttataaaaatcggacggCAATATCAGATGACTGCCTATGCTTTTGAAAAAATAGTTTCCTTTTTTTAACAATAGCTTTTGGTCATATTTTGTTCTACTCCAGTAAAAAGAATCTTTAACGTTTTACAGTTAcgaattattttatttttaaccaaCCGAATTTATCAAAGAAAGATCTGGAAATAACTGAAGGAACACTTTTTacgtttaaaaaaattattataagtAAACAAGAAATTGTACAATTaaatcatatatatatatatataatataaatatatatatatatatatataaatcatATAACCATCAGTCCATTTGTTAGATTAGGTAGCTTATATTCTTGTTCTTGGAAGactttttttgtatttttgtatgtatgtacatttaatgttaaatataaGATTTTGGGAAAACCTACTAATAAATATGTCATGATAAGAGATGACTATAGAGGCAGCCTAGACTACTTTTTGGCAGATTTCTTCAGAATTCTATTATTGCATATAAGGTTGATAAGAAATTAATTATGTACAAATGAGAGGGCTATAAAAGTCGGGGAGCTGTTAAAAATTTTTCAGTCCTCTATTATATTTGCTTACGAATCCATTAAGTAGATCTTTATTTTACGCAATGcgtacatttttattatttttcttttttggaaTTCTTGTTCAAAATACTCTTGGAAAAGATTTGGTAGCCCCAATTGGCCTATCTTGCTGAACCAAAGTTGTAATGTTATCGTCTTTATTGCAGTTCTCTAGTGACCTAGTGCGAAGACTTGTGACTCTGGAAGCTCGGCAATATGCTGATAGTGATGCCTTTGAGGAGAGAATTCGAAGATTAGAAACCCACTTGCCCACTCAACGGAGAATCGAGGTATCGCAGTCTCTGGAGAAGGATAAGCCTGTTGCCGATGAAACTGTCATTGGTGAGAGAATCGAGAAACTGGATGTTGCTTTAAAGCAGGAGTTGGCTAATCACTTGGAGAACTTAACTTCTAAATTCGACGCCCTAGTTGAAAAGCTCGGCGCCATTGAAAACCAAATGGCAAAGAGTCAGAATCCAGAGGTGCTTCAGAAGATTGGTGAAAAGTATTACTATATCGAGAATTGCGATGGGCACAGCTGGAATGGTGCCCATGATACTTGTGCTCTAAAGAATGGACATCTTGCGACTCTTCAAAGTGAAGAGGAGTGGAAGGCTCTTGCTGAGCACTTAAGGACTGACAAAAACTATTGGATTGATATTAATGACAGGGAGGACGAAGATGAATTTATATCCAGTTTTACACAGACAGAACCAAAATTCTTAAAGTGGGGTCATGACGAACCTAATAATGGAGGTGAACATGAATTTGTAGAAGATTGTGTGGAACTGCAAGGAAATAATAACTTTTACATGAATGACGCAAAGTGCTCAACCATTAATTTATTCATTTGCGAAGTCGAGCCACAATCCAAATCGTAATTCAAAGAATTTTGAAGCTGTTTCACCAAATAAACCATATAATttcattcaaaaatttgtatgaattaaaaaatgtttgatttgagaaaataaaaaaattaaataaataaaaacaaaatgtacTTAGCATATTGCTACTTAGGCATTTGATAAAAGTaatcacaaaacaaaaagATAATCCACCCAAGATGTAATGGACCTTTTTGGATATAGAAATAAACTTAAACCAAGAGCAACAAGATTTAACGTAGCACCCAATTCTTTTCAGAGTATGAACGCTTATCTCGAGAACTATAACTTATAATTTGAATAGTTACTTTATAATTGATtcgaatatttttaactaATTATCTTTAGAAAAATTAGAAATGGGTTGAAGTCGAGGTTGTTCTTATTTTGCCTAACTTTGGTTAGGCTAGTTGTTCCTGGTGTGCCAACtaataattgaaattttgTTCTATCTCCTCATCTCTTCGACGACAATTTCAAGGCGGTTGTTTTATTGGATCCCCCCTACCACATCCCCCATCGGTTGGCACTGCGGGGCGTATGCGTGATGTTTTTATTGCCGTTAAATTAACCGAATGCCCCAAAGCCAAGGCAGTTTTGAAGTCGGGGGGAAAGTGGAGAAATGGGTGCGAACATGCAATACTTTAGATTTGGTGTATATCCACGAGTATTTGTGGACTTCGTGCCCGCCCCCGGGGGTCATGAGTGCATTTCAATATCCTGGGCGCCAGCTCTTGGGAAATTTATGAGTGTCGAGTGTTGGAAATCGAATATCTTTGATGACGACGCTGTCTTTTCGGTAATTTGTTGCCCATCATTGTGTTGCCCTGAAGTTTTATCGCCCACGCAGACAGCTTGACATATTTTAGGGCCCATAATGGCCGAATAACAGCCAATAATATGATGTGAATCTTGATAGATTTTCTGGTTTTTTTACACCTACATTTGCACTTTGTTTTCAGCTGgttgacaaatattttccattttcctcCTAATTGGCTTCAATTTTGTTGTAGCCTCTGATGTGTGTgattttttactttttctATGCACATGTGCATTTCTTGCTTGTCACCCCGGCTCACATTGACCCACTTGGCGCCACATACTGTGCAATAGTAGTATATAGTAGTATATAGTAGTATATAGTAGTATATAGTAGCAAAACAACAACTGCAGTTTGAGCCTGTGCCAAATTCAATTATCAATTTGTGCTTTTCAtgcattttccatttcaacTCGTCTTTTTCCCTCCGTCGCTCGTTTCAAAAGTGGCAGTTGGATAGCCAAAAGTAGGGAGTTGGC is a genomic window of Drosophila suzukii chromosome 2L, CBGP_Dsuzu_IsoJpt1.0, whole genome shotgun sequence containing:
- the LOC108007471 gene encoding C-type lectin domain family 10 member A-like, which codes for MRTFLLFFFFGILVQNTLGKDLFSSDLVRRLVTLEARQYADSDAFEERIRRLETHLPTQRRIEVSQSLEKDKPVADETVIGERIEKLDVALKQELANHLENLTSKFDALVEKLGAIENQMAKSQNPEVLQKIGEKYYYIENCDGHSWNGAHDTCALKNGHLATLQSEEEWKALAEHLRTDKNYWIDINDREDEDEFISSFTQTEPKFLKWGHDEPNNGGEHEFVEDCVELQGNNNFYMNDAKCSTINLFICEVEPQSKS